The Enterococcus rotai genome includes a window with the following:
- a CDS encoding cell division site-positioning protein MapZ family protein: protein MTKQCPNCGTEIDKQAEVCPECGYSFEKEQINEETATNEKTDSNEKSDHTSNFLNKEQNENIEWSELKDMSIGHVMTMFNEQQPEEKIVDPIEEIKKEKSETKAASIEEKAAELEEPVSAEAKTDELVNTATLDQYINEHKNDTPTIETPSEIEHTEETDNAPEINEQPNTASASSESKDKGHDDVKSNEPDHKPSEPTTNQETEQTKEVVPKEEITKFTKPEDQTIESKPIGPKALPNTAAEIPSKSKKPEEIEMDAAPIFFKDGEEAKSAKDQFEKPTGEQNASKEVKKEESSASVNKNYKKMSIVLAAVVVLSGGSWFAYSQTQKKSASDSEVTQKQDKVVTQTEKELNSYFTDDKQLFLKPEMVSVSPKAIKENLDTLKNEDNYKELETLYKKVTDKQAAVTKVNELFAQPIINGNKLNEVAIKADKKVDLAKREEKDDFDKLLNQATEQATSQYDQLQKARAAVAVFYENNELTETLSRENYTAAKNEVDKVKSETLRKPLTEALAKADKSLTEAETAVAVQQQAQADQTVAQISETPAANNQGSTSQAANGVQPDSNTFSAPNADGVYTDPVYSVNPTDISDMSNPAWSWAPGVQEKVIATCIERGYIKAGGYSLQPARIINGEGYYNLYGSDNQYLVTINAKTGWFKGNASRNAGR, encoded by the coding sequence ATGACGAAACAATGTCCGAATTGCGGAACTGAGATAGACAAGCAAGCAGAAGTATGTCCAGAATGCGGTTATTCTTTTGAAAAAGAGCAAATCAATGAGGAAACAGCAACTAATGAAAAAACTGATTCTAATGAAAAATCAGATCATACTTCTAATTTTTTAAATAAAGAACAAAATGAAAATATCGAATGGTCCGAATTAAAGGATATGAGTATCGGCCACGTAATGACGATGTTCAATGAACAGCAACCTGAAGAAAAGATTGTAGATCCAATTGAAGAGATAAAAAAAGAAAAATCGGAAACAAAAGCGGCATCGATCGAAGAAAAAGCAGCTGAACTAGAAGAACCTGTTTCTGCAGAAGCTAAAACGGATGAACTTGTGAATACCGCTACTTTAGATCAATATATCAATGAACACAAAAACGATACACCAACTATTGAGACCCCTTCTGAAATTGAACATACAGAAGAAACTGATAACGCACCAGAAATAAATGAACAACCAAACACAGCTAGTGCCTCATCAGAATCAAAAGACAAAGGACACGATGACGTGAAATCAAACGAACCTGATCATAAGCCAAGTGAACCAACAACTAACCAAGAAACTGAGCAAACAAAAGAGGTCGTACCAAAAGAAGAAATCACGAAATTTACTAAACCAGAAGACCAGACAATAGAGTCAAAGCCCATTGGTCCAAAAGCTTTGCCTAATACGGCAGCTGAAATTCCATCAAAAAGCAAGAAACCAGAAGAGATCGAAATGGATGCGGCGCCAATTTTCTTTAAAGATGGGGAAGAAGCGAAGTCTGCGAAGGATCAATTTGAGAAACCTACAGGTGAACAGAACGCTTCAAAAGAAGTGAAAAAAGAGGAATCAAGTGCTTCAGTAAATAAAAACTACAAGAAAATGTCGATTGTTTTAGCTGCTGTTGTCGTGCTTTCTGGCGGCTCATGGTTTGCTTATAGTCAAACGCAAAAAAAATCAGCATCTGATAGTGAAGTGACTCAAAAGCAAGATAAAGTTGTTACTCAAACCGAAAAAGAACTAAATAGTTATTTTACAGATGACAAACAATTATTTCTTAAACCAGAGATGGTAAGTGTTAGTCCGAAAGCAATCAAGGAGAACTTAGACACCCTTAAAAACGAAGACAACTATAAAGAGCTTGAAACGCTCTACAAAAAAGTTACAGACAAACAAGCGGCAGTTACAAAGGTAAATGAATTATTCGCTCAACCGATTATCAATGGCAATAAGTTAAATGAGGTAGCAATCAAAGCTGACAAGAAAGTCGATCTCGCTAAACGAGAAGAAAAGGATGATTTTGATAAGCTACTGAATCAAGCAACGGAGCAAGCTACGAGTCAATACGACCAACTACAAAAAGCCAGAGCGGCAGTCGCTGTTTTTTATGAAAACAATGAGTTGACTGAAACATTGTCTAGAGAAAACTATACAGCGGCAAAAAACGAAGTAGATAAGGTCAAAAGTGAAACATTGCGTAAGCCATTGACTGAAGCACTAGCTAAAGCAGATAAATCCTTGACAGAAGCTGAGACAGCAGTTGCGGTACAACAACAAGCACAGGCGGATCAAACCGTTGCTCAGATTTCAGAAACACCTGCAGCTAACAATCAAGGAAGTACCTCACAAGCAGCAAACGGTGTTCAACCAGATTCAAATACTTTTTCAGCACCTAATGCTGATGGCGTGTATACAGATCCTGTGTACTCAGTTAACCCAACTGATATTAGCGATATGAGTAATCCTGCGTGGAGTTGGGCTCCAGGAGTTCAAGAAAAAGTAATTGCAACCTGTATTGAACGTGGCTATATAAAAGCCGGGGGATACTCATTACAGCCAGCTAGAATTATTAATGGCGAAGGCTATTACAATCTATACGGATCAGATAACCAGTATTTGGTGACCATCAATGCAAAAACTGGCTGGTTTAAAGGAAATGCATCTAGAAACGCTGGAAGATAG
- the rpoD gene encoding RNA polymerase sigma factor RpoD, whose amino-acid sequence MEKETEKKYAAALAAFIKENKPKGNVFYDDLTNTLATPFTLNADEMEKLIQKVEDAGISVVDENGDPSEHSLKKDAKVAEKAQMEDLSAPTGVKINDPVRMYLKEIGRVQLLTAAEEVELALKIEEGDQEAKQRLAEANLRLVVSIAKRYVGRGMQFLDLIQEGNMGLMKAVEKFDYRKGFKFSTYATWWIRQAITRAIADQARTIRIPVHMVETINKLIRIQRQLLQDLGREPTPEEIGAEMDLPTEKVREILKIAQEPVSLETPIGEEDDSHLGDFIEDQDATSPAEHAAYELLKEQLEDVLDTLTDREENVLRLRFGLDDGRTRTLEEVGKVFGVTRERIRQIEAKALRKLRHPSRSKQLKDFLE is encoded by the coding sequence ATGGAAAAAGAAACAGAAAAAAAATATGCAGCTGCATTGGCAGCCTTTATCAAAGAAAACAAGCCTAAAGGCAATGTTTTTTATGATGATCTAACAAACACATTAGCAACACCGTTTACATTGAATGCCGACGAAATGGAAAAGTTGATTCAAAAAGTCGAAGATGCTGGTATCAGTGTCGTTGATGAAAATGGTGACCCAAGTGAACATAGTCTTAAAAAAGACGCAAAAGTTGCTGAAAAAGCCCAAATGGAAGATTTATCTGCCCCGACTGGTGTTAAAATCAATGACCCTGTTCGGATGTATCTAAAAGAAATTGGACGTGTTCAATTATTAACAGCAGCAGAAGAAGTAGAATTAGCCCTGAAAATTGAAGAAGGCGATCAAGAAGCAAAACAACGTTTAGCAGAAGCAAACTTGCGTTTAGTGGTTTCCATTGCAAAACGCTATGTAGGACGTGGTATGCAATTCCTTGATTTGATCCAAGAAGGAAATATGGGTCTGATGAAAGCTGTTGAGAAATTTGATTACCGTAAAGGATTTAAATTTTCAACGTATGCTACATGGTGGATTCGTCAAGCAATCACTCGTGCGATCGCTGACCAAGCTAGAACGATTCGGATTCCAGTGCATATGGTGGAAACAATCAATAAATTGATTCGGATTCAACGTCAATTATTACAAGATTTAGGTCGGGAACCAACACCTGAAGAAATCGGTGCTGAGATGGATTTACCAACTGAAAAAGTCCGTGAAATCTTAAAAATCGCACAAGAGCCAGTATCATTGGAAACACCAATTGGTGAAGAAGATGATTCACATCTTGGAGATTTTATTGAGGACCAAGATGCAACAAGTCCTGCAGAACATGCAGCGTATGAATTATTAAAAGAACAACTGGAAGATGTATTAGATACATTAACTGACCGTGAGGAAAATGTATTACGGTTACGTTTCGGTTTAGATGATGGACGTACTCGTACATTGGAAGAAGTTGGTAAAGTTTTTGGTGTAACACGCGAACGGATTCGTCAAATCGAAGCCAAAGCATTGCGCAAACTACGCCATCCTTCTCGTTCTAAACAATTAAAAGATTTTCTAGAATAG
- the dnaG gene encoding DNA primase, with protein MAQRIPQEVIEEVRQRTNIVDVVGQYVQLKKSGKNYMGLCPFHEERSPSFSVAEDKQIFHCFGCGKGGTVFNFLQEIEGISFPESVRRVAELEQIPVNIDWVNTTDSDTAENIHNRKLIELHKKAADLYHHVLMNTQIGEPALNYLLERGLTKELIETFKIGFAPQKRDFLSQVFQNETVAEQLSKESGLFIQRDNGEFLDRFYQRVMFPINDDRGNVIAFSGRLLKTEDFPGDDMPKYLNSPETVLFNKRDTLFNFDKARKEIRKENTVFLFEGFMDVIAAWQAGITSGVASMGTSLTNEQIRKLERVAKELVVCYDGDTAGVEATNRAISLLSEHSRFQLSIVSIPEKLDPDEYLRKYGNDSFRELALHGRETVFSFKMQYHRLTRNMNNEKEQLDYVNDLLQELMLVQSPLERDRYLNQLAQEFQLSFHSLEEQLKQLETKQRSTKRRERQQQNVPPPQTYEIDDMLEPPEMLEEMSTPSVQNKLPLTKVEKAERTLLYRLMNEQSIRNQLIQLPEFSFAHDQYQELYLLLDSYMSIHSDFQLADFIDYLKEETIKKLAIDISLQTISEESSEREITDVIRVIENSSLEDQIAEKQLQKKEAERLGNKQLVDELSIEVIGLVRQLQKSRIVSQK; from the coding sequence GTGGCACAAAGAATTCCTCAAGAAGTGATCGAGGAAGTGAGACAACGTACAAATATCGTTGATGTTGTCGGACAATATGTTCAATTGAAAAAATCCGGCAAGAATTATATGGGTCTATGTCCGTTTCATGAAGAACGTTCCCCTTCATTTTCAGTAGCAGAAGACAAACAAATTTTTCATTGTTTTGGCTGCGGAAAAGGTGGAACTGTTTTTAATTTTCTGCAAGAAATAGAAGGAATCAGCTTTCCGGAATCAGTACGAAGAGTTGCTGAACTAGAACAAATTCCCGTCAATATCGACTGGGTCAATACAACGGATTCTGACACAGCGGAAAACATCCACAATCGTAAACTGATTGAACTGCATAAAAAAGCTGCGGATCTATATCATCATGTTTTGATGAACACGCAAATCGGTGAACCGGCATTGAATTATTTGTTGGAACGCGGATTGACAAAAGAGCTTATCGAAACATTTAAAATTGGATTTGCTCCTCAAAAACGTGATTTTTTAAGTCAAGTTTTTCAAAATGAAACTGTGGCTGAGCAGTTATCTAAAGAATCTGGTTTGTTTATTCAAAGAGACAACGGCGAATTTTTGGATCGTTTTTATCAACGAGTTATGTTTCCAATCAATGATGATCGCGGAAATGTGATTGCTTTTTCAGGGCGCTTGCTTAAAACAGAAGATTTTCCAGGAGATGATATGCCCAAGTATTTAAATAGTCCGGAAACGGTCTTGTTTAATAAGAGGGACACATTATTCAACTTCGATAAAGCGCGTAAAGAAATTCGCAAAGAGAATACAGTCTTTCTATTCGAAGGATTTATGGATGTGATTGCAGCTTGGCAGGCGGGTATTACTAGCGGTGTTGCTTCAATGGGAACAAGCTTGACCAATGAGCAAATCCGCAAGCTTGAACGAGTAGCGAAAGAATTAGTCGTTTGCTATGACGGTGATACAGCTGGTGTTGAAGCAACCAATAGAGCTATTTCTTTATTGAGTGAGCATAGTCGCTTTCAATTGAGTATTGTCAGCATTCCTGAAAAATTGGATCCAGATGAGTATCTAAGAAAATATGGGAATGACTCCTTCCGTGAGTTAGCGTTGCATGGGCGAGAAACGGTGTTTAGTTTCAAAATGCAATACCATCGTTTGACTAGAAACATGAACAATGAAAAAGAACAGTTGGATTATGTAAATGATTTACTACAAGAATTGATGCTGGTGCAATCTCCGTTGGAGCGGGATCGCTATTTAAATCAATTAGCGCAAGAATTTCAGCTATCGTTTCACTCTTTAGAAGAGCAGCTGAAGCAACTAGAAACAAAACAGCGCTCTACGAAAAGAAGAGAGAGACAGCAGCAAAATGTACCTCCTCCTCAAACGTATGAGATCGATGATATGTTGGAACCGCCTGAGATGCTTGAAGAAATGAGTACTCCTTCCGTTCAAAATAAACTTCCACTCACCAAGGTGGAGAAAGCCGAACGGACATTACTCTATCGGTTGATGAATGAGCAAAGTATTCGTAATCAATTGATTCAGTTGCCGGAATTTAGTTTTGCTCATGATCAATATCAGGAACTTTACTTGTTGTTAGATAGTTATATGAGTATCCATTCTGATTTTCAACTTGCTGATTTTATCGACTATCTAAAAGAAGAAACAATCAAAAAATTAGCAATCGATATTTCCTTACAAACCATTTCAGAAGAAAGCTCTGAAAGAGAAATAACCGATGTGATAAGAGTGATTGAGAATTCTAGTTTAGAAGATCAAATCGCTGAAAAACAACTGCAAAAAAAAGAAGCAGAGAGACTAGGCAATAAACAATTAGTTGATGAACTATCAATTGAAGTGATCGGCTTAGTAAGACAATTGCAAAAAAGTCGTATAGTGTCTCAAAAGTAA
- a CDS encoding SPFH domain-containing protein, translating into MVIIVQQGEVKIVESFGKYVKTIDPGLHFLIPVLYKVRGRVSLKQTPLEIDSQSVITRDNVIVEVDEAIKYHVTDVRAFVYDNEDSVRSMIQDCQSNLRGIIGKMDLNEVLNGTEEINVSLFESVKDITAGYGLSIDRINIGEISVSDEIVNSMNKLITASRDKESTITISEGRKQSIILDSEANASQMQIDAEARAKQTNIDAKARAERTKIDAEAEAERIRITTEAERQRILALNKAIKESDLNEQALAYLGIEAFKQVVRSETNTVILPSNMTELGNIPVVKELWTAQDTKNQSNHNHIGE; encoded by the coding sequence ATGGTGATTATTGTTCAACAAGGTGAAGTAAAAATTGTTGAGAGTTTTGGTAAGTATGTAAAAACGATTGATCCTGGACTACATTTTTTGATTCCTGTATTATACAAAGTAAGAGGACGAGTATCATTAAAGCAAACACCATTAGAAATCGACTCTCAAAGTGTGATTACACGTGATAATGTCATTGTAGAAGTCGATGAAGCGATAAAATATCATGTGACGGATGTTCGCGCATTTGTCTATGATAATGAAGATTCAGTTCGATCAATGATTCAAGATTGCCAATCAAATCTACGTGGAATCATTGGGAAGATGGATTTGAATGAAGTTCTTAATGGAACAGAAGAAATCAACGTTAGCTTATTTGAAAGTGTAAAAGATATTACTGCGGGTTATGGATTATCAATTGACCGCATCAATATTGGTGAAATATCTGTTTCAGATGAAATTGTCAATTCGATGAATAAATTAATCACCGCAAGTCGAGACAAAGAATCAACGATCACAATTTCAGAAGGTAGAAAGCAATCAATCATATTAGATTCTGAGGCCAACGCTTCACAAATGCAGATCGATGCTGAAGCTCGTGCTAAACAAACAAATATCGATGCAAAAGCCCGTGCAGAACGTACTAAAATTGACGCAGAGGCTGAAGCTGAAAGAATCCGCATTACAACGGAAGCTGAAAGACAACGTATTTTAGCCTTGAATAAAGCAATCAAAGAAAGTGATCTAAACGAGCAAGCTTTAGCCTATTTGGGGATAGAAGCATTTAAACAAGTTGTTAGAAGCGAAACGAACACCGTTATCCTGCCGAGCAACATGACTGAATTAGGTAATATACCAGTAGTTAAAGAGTTGTGGACTGCACAGGATACTAAAAACCAATCGAACCATAATCACATAGGAGAGTAG
- a CDS encoding cation-translocating P-type ATPase yields the protein MTNKFDLKQGLTQSEVEERKKQGLQNDYEENVAKSTKDIIYDNVMTLFNFLNFGIALCLLFVGAYSNLAFLAIILVNMGMGIYQEIHARNLVQKLSIVAKESVHVIRDGKELEIDTKELVIDDIVVISAGEQVPSDLEVLDGKAEANEALLTGESDLIEKTEGDIVLSGSFLASGQVYGKVIHVGADNYAVKITAEAKVHKPIQSELVNSIRKVSKFTSLVIIPLGIILFVEGFMIRDSGIEASVVASAAALLGMLPKGLVLLISITLTTGVVKLAKKRILVQDMYSIETLAHVDTLCLDKTGTITEGKMKVQKVEILHANYHENFPQVIGSYLAESTDNNITMQAIRDHFELSNRYGAIKTLPFSSERKWGAIEFKELGTVYLGAPEKLVAADRLPKEVIDAQENGYRVLMLGIAENIPLNEEEMPYLEPLAVLEIDDPIRQNANETLAYLREEGIDLKVISGDNPVTVSNIARRAGLFGYESYIDMSTMETETEVRQAVHNYTVFGRVTPQQKRTIVRELKDHDHVVAMTGDGVNDVLALREADCSIAMAEGDGATRQISNLVLLDSDFTTLPDVLFEGRRVVNNVTKVASVFFIKTIYSFILSMICVFTTIAFPFIPIQITLIDLAIEGYPAFFLSFESDKRKVQGKFLPTALRNASVNAVLVVLNIVAVYLMGQNQGFTQMETTTLMYYLLIGISCMAVVRACLPFNPLRIFLAVTTVGGIYVAAMLFHSILEVGFLNQQTLPIFAVMMLINIVVRIMIGLFQLKRAGKTIKEL from the coding sequence ATGACAAATAAGTTTGACCTGAAACAAGGATTGACTCAATCAGAGGTTGAGGAACGAAAAAAACAAGGCTTGCAAAACGATTATGAGGAAAACGTTGCAAAGTCAACGAAAGATATTATTTATGACAACGTTATGACCTTGTTTAACTTTTTAAACTTTGGGATCGCACTTTGTTTGTTATTTGTTGGCGCATACTCCAATTTAGCCTTTTTAGCAATCATACTAGTGAATATGGGGATGGGGATCTACCAAGAAATTCATGCAAGAAATTTAGTACAGAAATTATCCATCGTCGCCAAAGAGAGTGTTCATGTGATTCGTGACGGTAAAGAGCTAGAGATCGATACCAAAGAATTAGTAATAGATGATATCGTTGTGATATCTGCTGGGGAACAAGTTCCCTCTGATTTGGAAGTGTTAGATGGAAAAGCTGAAGCCAATGAAGCGTTATTGACAGGTGAATCTGACTTGATTGAGAAGACTGAAGGCGATATTGTGTTATCTGGTAGTTTTCTAGCAAGTGGACAAGTTTATGGGAAAGTGATTCACGTTGGAGCTGATAATTATGCTGTCAAAATTACAGCAGAAGCTAAAGTGCATAAACCAATTCAGTCAGAATTGGTCAATTCAATCCGTAAAGTCTCTAAATTTACGAGTTTAGTCATTATTCCTTTGGGGATCATTTTGTTTGTGGAAGGTTTTATGATTCGTGATTCAGGAATCGAAGCTTCTGTTGTTGCATCTGCCGCGGCACTACTTGGTATGCTGCCTAAAGGATTAGTTCTTTTGATCAGTATTACCTTAACGACAGGTGTTGTAAAGCTAGCGAAAAAACGCATTCTTGTTCAAGACATGTATTCAATCGAAACACTCGCACATGTTGATACACTTTGTTTAGATAAGACTGGAACAATTACTGAAGGCAAAATGAAGGTTCAAAAAGTAGAAATTTTACATGCAAACTACCATGAAAACTTCCCGCAAGTGATCGGTAGTTATCTTGCAGAAAGTACAGACAACAACATTACGATGCAAGCAATTCGAGATCACTTTGAGCTTTCTAATCGTTATGGAGCGATCAAGACCTTACCATTTTCTTCTGAACGTAAGTGGGGCGCAATCGAATTTAAAGAATTAGGCACGGTTTATCTTGGCGCACCTGAAAAATTAGTTGCGGCTGATCGTTTACCTAAAGAAGTGATTGACGCACAAGAAAATGGCTATCGTGTGTTGATGTTGGGGATTGCTGAAAATATTCCGTTAAATGAAGAGGAAATGCCTTATTTAGAACCATTAGCTGTTTTAGAAATTGATGATCCGATTCGTCAAAATGCGAATGAAACATTAGCTTATTTACGTGAAGAGGGAATTGATCTGAAAGTAATTTCAGGAGATAATCCAGTAACTGTTTCGAATATTGCTCGTCGTGCGGGATTGTTTGGCTATGAATCCTATATCGATATGTCAACGATGGAAACAGAAACCGAAGTACGCCAAGCGGTTCATAATTATACTGTTTTTGGCCGTGTAACGCCTCAACAAAAACGCACGATCGTACGTGAATTGAAAGATCATGATCATGTTGTTGCGATGACGGGGGACGGTGTTAACGACGTTTTAGCATTAAGAGAAGCGGACTGTAGTATTGCGATGGCTGAAGGTGATGGTGCAACGAGACAGATTTCTAACTTAGTTTTATTGGATTCTGATTTTACTACATTGCCAGATGTATTATTTGAAGGCCGACGAGTTGTCAACAATGTAACGAAAGTCGCAAGTGTTTTCTTTATCAAAACCATTTATTCTTTTATCTTATCAATGATTTGCGTCTTTACGACGATTGCATTTCCGTTTATCCCGATCCAGATCACACTGATCGATTTAGCGATTGAAGGCTATCCAGCATTCTTCTTATCATTTGAAAGTGATAAACGAAAAGTACAAGGGAAATTCTTGCCGACCGCATTAAGAAATGCTTCGGTGAACGCAGTGCTCGTTGTATTAAATATTGTTGCTGTTTATTTAATGGGGCAAAATCAAGGTTTTACTCAAATGGAAACAACCACATTGATGTATTATCTATTAATTGGGATTAGTTGTATGGCCGTTGTACGCGCATGTTTACCATTCAATCCATTACGAATTTTCTTAGCAGTTACAACTGTTGGTGGAATTTATGTCGCTGCGATGCTGTTCCATAGTATCTTAGAAGTAGGATTCTTGAATCAGCAAACATTACCGATTTTTGCGGTAATGATGCTTATTAATATCGTTGTTCGAATCATGATTGGTCTTTTCCAACTGAAACGAGCGGGGAAAACGATCAAAGAACTTTAA
- a CDS encoding lysozyme family protein — protein sequence MGKIMKIVKRLLLLFFLLLIIGLGYLGFKIRQNVQQVMTYESEVEQAVKANNIPEHKDLVLAIIYTESKGRTEDLMQSSESAYGKRQMIGTTKESIETGVAFLAQSIEKANEAGCDIWTAVQAYNFGLDYIDFVKERGGKNSIRIAEEYSKEVLSPILGNTNQKTYRYYRPQAVIYNGGYLYSNGGNMFYADLVKMNQQFIKWLK from the coding sequence ATGGGCAAAATAATGAAAATTGTAAAAAGGTTACTACTCTTGTTTTTTTTACTGCTGATTATTGGTTTAGGTTATTTAGGTTTTAAAATTCGTCAAAATGTTCAGCAAGTAATGACGTATGAAAGTGAAGTAGAGCAAGCAGTTAAAGCAAATAATATACCCGAACATAAAGACTTGGTTTTAGCAATTATTTACACTGAATCTAAAGGGCGTACAGAAGATTTGATGCAGAGTAGCGAAAGCGCCTATGGTAAGCGGCAAATGATCGGGACGACTAAGGAAAGTATTGAGACCGGAGTCGCTTTTTTAGCCCAATCGATTGAAAAAGCCAATGAAGCGGGTTGTGATATTTGGACAGCGGTACAAGCGTATAATTTTGGACTAGATTATATTGACTTTGTAAAAGAACGAGGCGGTAAAAATTCGATTCGGATTGCAGAGGAATACTCTAAAGAAGTGTTATCACCTATATTAGGCAATACCAATCAAAAAACGTATCGTTATTATCGTCCGCAAGCAGTCATTTATAATGGGGGCTACTTATATAGTAACGGTGGGAATATGTTCTATGCAGATCTAGTCAAAATGAATCAACAATTTATTAAGTGGTTAAAATAA
- a CDS encoding alpha/beta fold hydrolase, translated as MKKEKKLLLTADNSFIYYEVSGHGSPLILLHGNGGSGRYFEKQVPTFSRSFTVYTIDSRGHGRSTNESETLTFDLMADDLYLIMKQEQIEQADIVGFSDGANLALVFAKKYPDSVRRLVLNAGNTVVQAVHFPIRMLTVVEYVCFKVLALFNKKAIQRLQIINLMLHDIGVSRSDLKRISKKTLVIVGRYDIIKRSHSIYLAKEIPNASFVLVAKQGHSFAKKDPKTFNQEILKFLKEK; from the coding sequence ATGAAAAAAGAAAAAAAACTTTTGCTCACAGCCGATAACAGCTTTATTTATTACGAAGTATCTGGTCACGGTAGCCCCTTAATTTTGCTTCATGGAAATGGTGGTAGCGGCAGGTATTTTGAAAAGCAAGTACCAACATTCAGTCGTTCTTTCACTGTGTATACTATAGATAGTCGTGGTCACGGCCGCTCAACGAATGAAAGTGAAACGTTGACATTTGATCTAATGGCAGACGATCTTTATTTGATCATGAAACAAGAACAAATAGAACAAGCCGACATTGTTGGTTTTAGCGATGGCGCCAACCTTGCTCTTGTTTTTGCTAAAAAATATCCTGATAGCGTCCGACGTTTAGTATTGAATGCTGGAAATACAGTCGTTCAAGCGGTTCATTTTCCGATAAGAATGTTGACAGTCGTGGAGTATGTTTGTTTTAAGGTTTTAGCCTTATTTAATAAAAAAGCCATTCAACGGCTCCAGATTATAAACTTAATGCTACACGATATTGGTGTTTCTCGTTCAGATTTAAAACGAATTTCAAAAAAAACATTAGTGATCGTTGGGAGATATGATATTATCAAGCGCAGCCACTCAATCTATTTAGCGAAAGAAATCCCTAATGCCTCTTTCGTTCTCGTAGCAAAACAAGGTCATTCTTTTGCTAAAAAAGATCCAAAAACATTCAATCAAGAAATCTTAAAATTTTTAAAAGAAAAGTAG